In Ooceraea biroi isolate clonal line C1 chromosome 1, Obir_v5.4, whole genome shotgun sequence, the genomic stretch ggatagaatgttaaaattaaaaacatttagtaatttaataattatatatacacatcaTACAGGTTTGGAAAGCGAAATGATCCACCAATCTCGGAGAATACTATTTGGGAAATATTTAGGATGATCCTGGACAATGCACAACGGCAAAATGAACAGCGAAGACGGGATAGGATCAGACAGAACAAAGAGCCAGTCCCGTTTAATGACTTCTAGAGTTTGGATGCTGACAAGTACACGTCGCTACACGACCTGGCTCTCATCCGAATGTAATTGACAAATACTTGGACaatgtacaataaatttcataGCGTTTTCCCTTTTACTCTCCCTAATTTCCATTGAAATATATCAAAGATGTTATCTCTCCCCGTCTCGATGTTTAGGAGGAATCGAAAGAAGCGTTTAtcaatgttaaatttaatttatattcttttatagtatttgttgtatatagtataaaatatatataaatacacaatttatatattatatgttaatatatatatacatattatatatattaataataataatacgtattattattcaattggTCAGAGACACTTAAGTACCatagaacattttttaaagataatgAGTTCATGAAGATGATACAGAAATGCAAAGTATCGAGAAACATGGAGAcatttaaatcgaaaaatggctaatatatttaaattaataatgcttGAGATAAGAAGACTCCTATAAATTATGTGATATGAATCTAGATTAGCGCAATTGTAACTCCCTTTTAATTTGGTATGTATAAATTCTTcgttaacaataattaagaactataataaatctatattgCACTAAGACATTTACTTtgatagataaataataactgATTGAATAATAACTGCCATTCGTTAGCTCTTGGTAGTAGCAAATTTGTCttattaatgagaaaaatcGATAGATGTTCATTTCgtttaaatctattttttatataattattaaataaaacttatctCGTTACAAATAATACTAGAATATGTTACCTAATTTCTCAAGCTGCatgtatagaatatattttaatgttagtACAAAACacatactattttttattaaaaaacttagagatataacataaaatattacaacagAATCTGTTTCAAGttttttaaagtttgagaTTGTAAAGTTAAGTACTATTAAGTTAaacatacataataattacctgaaaaattatttgagatatatatcttcaaaattatgttaaaaataaaattcctgaaatatttgatacaaaagacaataaaaaattgagataaaatgagtttaatagaaaaatttaatgacaTATATTGTAGTAGTTTACTGTTTTATTACATCATATAACACagtaaatatctttattcaatacaTTATGAAATCATAATGCTGTTGAATTATAGtaatttactattttataaataaattaatgtcaGTAAATAGACCTATTCTTAttaatacttatataaatataattatattaaaatattgaatagaGGAACGactaacaattaaattatacgcAAATGCACAAATGTAGTTCGATAAAGTCTTTTACGCTTACATGAATCGATATAGACAACTGCTAACAGAATGTTGCCATAGATTGATAGATCAACTGTCTCCTTTTGATCAAAGATTACACCGAATCATTTAAATCAACTATTTTATCATTCCTGAAAACGTGCTATCATACTTGAGCGATCATACAGTGCAACCTCCTTCATTCGCTTACAAACTTTTTCTACAGagtcaaaataaaatagtttcaGACATCATTGCACCCATACTATACCATTCTTAAACATGCAGAACTTTTAGCAGTATCATTTAGCAGTAATATCGTATAAGTaatcaataattttcattaaaatagaaGCAATCTATTGAATTGATATCGGAACAGGTTTATCAGGAATGAATACATTTTGGATGAAAGGCCGTACTGCGCAAACAGCGTCCTTCTTCCATTTGCACACTTTCTCTACGGAATCGAAATAAAGTGGTTTTGGACATGATTGAACCCAGGTTACGCCATTGCTACACATGCAAAATTTCGTGCAATCATCATTTGGAAGTAATACCACATCCTTGGGATCCTCCGCCGGACAAGTTCCGATGCACGTGGACGGGTCGAGATTATGGAAAGCTACTGCAGACGAAGGATTGCTTTGCATTTCCTCCATGCCATCGTTTTCTGTAATTCGCCTAACCGTGCGTCCTCCACACACAGCGTCCTTCTTctgcttgcatattttttccacagtGTCAAAGTAGAGTGGTTCAGGACAAGACTGTATCCAGGCTATGCCGTTGCTGCACATACAGAATTTCTTGCAATCATCATTTGGAAGTAACACTACATCCTTGGGATCCTCCGCCGGACAAGTTCCAATGCACGTGGCCGGGTCGAGGTTATCGAAGGCTACTGCAGACGAAGGATTGTTATCCATTTCCTCCGTGTCATCGTCTACAGTATTTAGATGGTTTGAATCACCATTCGCAATTAGTGTATTATGCGTGACAAAGAGGCGTCGGCTAAATATGCGTACTCCACAAACAgcgtctctcttctgcttgcatattttttccacagtGTCAAAGTAGAGCGGTTCAGGACAAGACTGTACCCAGGCTATGCCGTTGCTGCACATACAGAATTTCTTGCAATCATCGTTTGGAAGTAACACTACATCCTTGGGATCCTCCGCCGGACAAGTTCCGATGCACGTGGCCGGGTCGAGGTTATCGAAGGCTACTGCAGACGAAGGATTGTTGTCCATTTCCTCCGTGTCATCGTCTACAGTATTTAGATGTTTTGAATCACCATTCGCAATTAGTGTATTATGCGTGACAAAGAGGCGTCGGCTAAATATGCGTATTCCACAAACAgcgtctctcttctgcttGCATATTTTTCCACAGTGTCAAAGTAGAGCGGTTCAGGACAAGACTGTACCCAGGCTATGCCGTTGCTGCACATACAGAATTTCTTGCAATCATCGTTTGGAAGTAACACTACATCCTTGGGATCCTCCGCCGGACAAGTTCCGATGCACGTGGCCGGGTCGAGGTTATCGAAGGTTACTGCAGATGAAGGATTGTTGTCCATTTCCTCCGTGTCATCGTCTACAGTATTTAGATGTTTTGAATCACCATTCGCAATTAGTGTATTATGCGTGACAAAGAGGCGTCGGCTAAATATGCGTATTCCACAAACAgcgtctctcttctgcttgcatattttttccacagtGTCAAAGTAGAGCGGTTCAGGACAAGACTGTACCCAGGCTATGCCGTTGCTGCACATACAGAATTTCTTGCAATCATCGTTTGGAAGTAACACTACATCCTTGGGATCCTCCGCCGGACAAGTTCCGATGCAAGTGGCCGGGTCGAGATTATCGAAGGCTACTGCAGACGAAGGATTGTTGTCCATTTCCTCCGTGTCATCGTCTACAGTATTTAGATGGTTTGAATCACCATTCGCAATTAGTGTATTATGCGTGACAAAGAGGCGTCGGCTAAATATGCGTACTCCACAAACAgcgtctctcttctgcttgcatattttttccacagtATCAAAGTAGAGTGGTTCAGGACAAGACTGTACCCAGGCTATGCCGTTGCTGCACATACAGAATTTCTTGCAATCATCGTTTGGAAGTAACACTACATCCTTGGGATCCTCCGCCGGACAAGTTCCGATGCAAGTGGCCGGGTCGAGATTATCGAAGGCTACTGTAGACGAAGGATTGTTGTCCATTTCCTCCGTGTCATCGTCTACAGTATTCAGATGTTTTGAATCACCATTCGCAATTAGTGTATTATGCGTGACAAAGAGGCGTCGGCTAAATATGCGTATTCCACAAACAgcgtctctcttctgcttgcatattttttccacagtGTCAAAGTAGAGTGGTTCAGGACAAGACTGTACCCAGGCTATGCCGTTGCTGCACATACAGAATTTCTTGCAATCATCGTTTGGAAGTAACACTACA encodes the following:
- the LOC113562172 gene encoding chondroitin proteoglycan 2-like; this encodes MDNNPSSAVAFDNLDPATCIGTCPAEDPKDVVLLPNDDCKKFCMCSNGIAWVQSCPEPLYFDTVEKICKQKRDAVCGVRIFSRRLFVTHNTLIANGDSNHLNTVDDDTEEMDNNPSSAVAFDNLDPATCIGTCPAEDPKDVVLLPNDDCKKFCMCSNGIAWIQSCPEPLYFDTVEKICKQKKDAVCGGRTVRRITENDGMEEMQSNPSSAVAFHNLDPSTCIGTCPAEDPKDVVLLPNDDCTKFCMCSNGVTWVQSCPKPLYFDSVEKVCKWKKDAVCAVRPFIQNVFIPDKPVPISIQ